The following nucleotide sequence is from Mytilus trossulus isolate FHL-02 chromosome 9, PNRI_Mtr1.1.1.hap1, whole genome shotgun sequence.
ATAAAGAACGCTATCATGATGTGGTTGACTATTACGGAAAACTATTACAACTATTGTAGActgttattttacctttatgTCGTCGTGTCGCTTTTTTTCTCTTCAATTTTTCTAATTGataatttctgtttattttcttaaactatagtCTATGTTAGGATAACCTTAtgattgaaacaaaatatgtattttagtTCGATTTATAAAGCGTTTAGTGCATTTAAATAACGCAGCCTCAAAAACTAATTGTAGAACTAATTTTAGATCATTGTCCTGGTTTACTAAATATATTCATTGTATTCTCACACATTTAGCATCAATAGAAAAGACAAATATAGTTCATATTAGTTTTAATAGGTTGGTTTTAGTAATTATGTTTACAATCACCACTCATTATTCTATAATAAAACGATAACAGCGGATGCGTTATAGTATGTACATGCTAAAGTGAAATATTAATAGTTGGACATaatgattttatgtttaaatttcgcTGTATAATTCACTGTTACGTAGTTTATACACATAGatatattaaaacattgttCTTTTACGGAAAAGaattagaaaattcaaaaatttgaatatattttggtTAACCAATGATATTGATTGTATATGATAAAAGTATTGTCATAAAATCATTAAAGTTTGATATTAGTAATAAAATAGGGTGTAATTATAGGTTTTTGAACAATGTATCAACGTAATAAGaatctttaattatttatttttctgaaattacatATTTGAACTCTTCTTTGTGTTTATagactattatatatataaattgtaattaCAATATTCTACagaatataaacatgataaaggtcAATCTGTCGAAGGATGTTCATACTCTTATGTCAAAAATCCAGAACgcagaattaaattaaatttcctTAGATACGAAGATAAAGATGTATACGcaagacacgcgtttcgtctacaagagGACTTTTCGGTGACgattgagtaaaaaaaaaataacaaaaagtaacaaaaaataaagtttaataaaatactTATTGAAATAGCACTGACccttaatttcaaatgttttatcaaatacaGCTTATATCATCTATTCCTGTGACATTTTTCTGGGAGGTATACATGAATTTTAAACTGGTATAACGTTTTGCTATGCATGTAccgatttattttatttatagatgGATATAAAAAATCCGTTGGTTCTAAAATAGCTCGAAGAGTTCATATATTTATGATCCATATACACATTTTCTACGTCAACTAtagtatatgaaaaaaaaccaatcctAGTTAACAGTTGGTACCGATAACAACCTTCGAGAAATAATCATTGAACTCAACAATTTATAATCTAAATGACTCAtcttttatcaacaaaaatggAAATAACGCTGCGCCACATGATGAagtttaagcaatattttgacGTTGATATCCAATcacaacattttttgttttacgaTTTTCCAAAATGATGTCACCAAACCGTAAGAACCTGAAATAGATTGGTTTTCTATTTGGAAACAGAAAATCAAATCttacaatttaagaaaatatgaatACCATCTCGTGACTGAATATATTAGGTTTGTTTTGACTATCAAGATTGTAGTCTGCAATTTCATGACAATGAAGCAACTGTACGACCTGTAAATATGCAGAATGTGTCtaagttttttattttgatatatttaaaagagACTTGATTTGTACGGCGTTTGAGGTGTGTGCTATAGAAGACCTACATTCTGTTCATATATCTTGCTTTCTTCATAGTATTTTAAGtacacaaaatatttcaaatgacgTCTTCAAAATTAGGCATATTGTTAACTATTCACACgttagagagagagagaggtttagtgctataaaagcaggttcaatccaccattttctacattcgaAAATGCTTCTATCAAGTCagggatatgacagttgttgtccattcgtttgatatggtttttttctttattttgccatttgtttgtTGACTTTCCGTTTATTTTTCCTTGGAgtacagtatttttgtgaattgaCTTTTAACACTTGTATTAATTTAGCTCATAGGGCATACAGCGGGAGGTTTATAAGTTCTATTGGTCTAAGAATGCTCAAATCACCACCAACATCGagtgacatattttgttttcgtttatcAATGCTAGCAATGCAACTTAGTTGAGGTTTCCGATTAACAACTGCTTAAAGACGATTTTTTTCTAATCGTATCATAAACAAAGTTTGTTGCAATCGGTGCCGACCTGTACACCATCTTGACGAAAACGATGAACCAATTCAAATAAGTAACTATTTAATTGCGTAAAACTTTGTAATAGTCACTGTAAGTTATTGATGCCAACCCACTACACCAATCAACATTTGAGTATAAAGAACTCGTTGCTCTCACAGTGATATATATGGATTCTTTAATCATCTTAAGCATAGCTTTAGTCCATCTGATATTCCTTTGTTGTTATTATAGGATTATTTTATGCATATATCATTGCCCTCTTTGGTATTTCTTTAATTAAATCAATTCCATGAACCGGTCGTTTTTAGATTTTAGTATGTACATGACTTCCAGTTAataagaaacgaacaataaatATGTcgcaattttgaatttttcatcaCGCAGTTGTTTGTTTATGGTTTTTCTTGTTGACCGTTGCCATGTAATTTTCGCATCATTGCCTTCTTCCTGAAATATGGTATTGTGACTGCAAAATCATGCAAAAGATTGaatggaatttataaaaactaaTGTTTCTAAGTTCAAATTTATTGATATCTTATATAGCAGAACTTTTCTGTTGATGTACTTCTTGAAACATGGGGAAAAAACTTATCTCTCAAGTaatgtttttgtataaaattatacaaacaCGTTATGCTTTGAAGTGTTCTGCTTAGTGTGCTCATCTACTTCGTATTTGAGTTGGACTTGCAGTTGTTTGATTtaagcatcactgatgagtttaaTGTTGGCGAAAAGTGAATTTGGCATACACAGTAATAAAGCTTACATCGTtcataagttttttgtttaattttacgGTTCAATATTGGGTTTCATAAGCTAAGTAACCAAGGCGGTAATCATAAATGATTTtcaatgtactttttttcaattttattttgtttaatattcaggtttattttcacatatacatttatatatacaaatttcatttatatttttttttataagaatttagatatcagaaaaatcaaaatatgggTAACACTAATGTAACAATTAAAAACCCTTTACTATCGAATGAGGATGCTGAATTATCTCCTTAAACAAAAAGTCAGAATGCGGAGGGAATAAATcaatatgatttaaataatttttttttattaaacaaaacaaaaaaaaccaggaaCAACGATAAAAGTAAAAGGCTATATCCATCATGGATCAGTCATGTCGCAGTCTTTAACTCTGTATAGACGTGCATGGTCAGATCCTCTCTACCTGTTATCTACGATACTGGTGTACTGATAGATGGCTTACTGGCCTACtacttttgaaaacaaaatccatTTCAACGCTGTTTGATTTTGATTCTGATAGGTGTAAATGCCCGAGTTAGTCTATACTACAAAACTCAAATTGATGTTAGCGTAATGTTATGCCGACTGACATCTGTAAACCTGTATTCGTAGTGATGGATAATGAGCCGCCTTTTCACAGTTCTTGGTTCTTGTCACCGATTTATTGACCAGTACTTCATCAAAGTGTTCAGTAGGTCAAACAGCTGACCAACATGACCACGATAATAGCCGTTGTGAAAAAGAAactaaactatttaaaataccAAACTATTGAAGAGGATAAAACCGACATGAAACAGCATCCCACAAAACCCCTTGACAAACAGGTTAtaggaaaaaaagtaaaacagatAATGCATGGTGTCAGATATCTAGAACTCATGACTTGTAGTTTTAGTTATAATTATGTACACCACATTTAGGATAGATATTGTCAATTTCGCTTTATATTTGTAGCTGCTATCTGCTCATATAGATTCCGAAATAAGTTGCATGGCATGTATTCATATAGCCTTTGCTGATCAAGTGTTTGAGTTTAAGCTGAACAGGTGAATGTTAATTCAATAAATCGCTTTTACAGCACACacatttattaaatgttatttcCATTTATCCAAACAGTTTGAATGCGTCAAACCAACTACCTTTTACCAAATTGAATAGACGTggtgtttcaaaataacaaaataaaaatacgtTTTGATCATCatctaaaacattttcaattaacAATGACCGGAACTTTTTGTTATAAAGGTGGTACAATTCTAATACAGCCGATTGATGTCCGCCACAAAAGCCTCCAGGTAATGCAGGGTCAATACTTTCCTTGTGTAATCTAATcccatactttttatacatttctgTGCCGTGTAGTTGTATGAACGTTACTGTTTTGTTTAAGGCAAGAAGTTTTGATGGTGTCCACCCTTGAACATTATGAAATATGTGTTCATCGCCATGACCATAACCGCCATCTATCCAAAAAAAATGAGAGGTATTGAATATGTTAACTTCAATGGCATCCTTTAAGAAAGACAGCTTATTATTCGTTAGAATGATATAGTCTACCGAAAACCCTTCTGGGTTTTGTAGCATGgtgttattttctttaaactcATCTGTTTCTATAACATTGTATATAATTTGTCTGTATCTATTGAactcaatttttgaaaatcgtTTCaccataaaaacaatatttgaatgTATCAGTTCactatattgttttcttattaacttttctgttgACTTTTCACAAAAAACAACAAGTTTTGCATTCAATTTTAAGATATGCAAAAAGTACTGGATATATGTCATGAACGATCTTTTCCAATTATTCCAGTTGCCTCTGCCAATGTCATAAATAGCTGTTACCAGTGTGGCAGAATTTTCATTATATCTTGTATCTAAAATCATAagtgaaatataaaaagatatagaccttaacaataactcATACTATTCGATGTTGTTTACTATTTGATGTGATGAACCTTTTGTGTACTACATCATTtacatataggtattttttcatATACTTGAATTTTGTAATTATCCTACATTTATGAGTTTTATCTTATCGTTGTGAACGTAATAATGGAATTATAATACTAAATTAAAATACTGTTtaaatactatatatttttttctagttttgcCATTATGTTCGCAACAAACTCgtaggaaataaaataaacaaaaaataatattttaaaaagaaattaaaatgtcTGTGTTATTGAATTTAATGaattctttgtcattttgtcgCTTTTCGTTTTTTCAATTGTATTATCATTTTAGTATCCCTGCTCCTCTTTTAAACGCGTTTTGATATAAAACggtaacaataaaaaaagtatgtatCAATATTATAACTAAtctttcaactccctcaggcaaagatggcgttagatgaatttggctatttattttaggtatttttgacatatagctcttcaacggtttcggtacttatccAGCATCGGATTTCAAATGCTTGGCTTTGAGCGTTTCTGATGTAGGTTAATTCaaaaaagcgcttcggacgcataaAAGTATTAatcgtgttgttttcaattttttaaccaACCCTTCATTAAAGATATTAGaaaataccgtatagcgggttattttcgcgggtgtgaaatttcgcgattttcattgaacaaggtatacgaaatattttgcggttattattttggcggattaaaaacttttattaatacctttgtatgaacacttttaatttggcggaatttattttggcgattaagttctgtccgcgaaaataagcgaaaatttgcaccccgcgaaaataacccgctatacggtatgtaAACCATTGCATGACAGCAGCAGTATCACAAATGCACATATTTAAGGTATCAATATGAGACGGAAGACAACGTTTGCAGTCTAAATATTGGTAGATGGCGTGCACGTGCGGTACAAAGCAGGAAGTACAATAGGAGCCTTTATTATAACTCTGAAATTACAAACGTCCAAGACTTCTAAATTAATGATACTTTTATAGAGAGTTAAATTGGATCGGTCAACAAATAGAACGACTGGAAAACAACTGCCTGAATGCAACACAGAATCTGTGATACCGCATGATAAATATCTTCTACCTATATCCAGTGTAGCAAATACAGGAAAGATCAAGGATAAGGAAATGACGAACAAGCGGACGCCGCtcgttatttaaaaaatcttatgcTGTTTATTGTGAAATTATCGATCTGAGTTTTCATATCTGTGAAAGATGTAAGGTATTAATAAGTATTAACAGGTGCAGTTCGTATGTTTATACTGCATTTTTTATGCACAAtttataagaagaaaacaaaaacaaaaatagagcaaaaaaaactaaagtatGGGAGAATATAACCGATTACTAAATTACAGACAATTTGTATTGGATAGTCGTAAAAATTATGTAAGTATAAGATGTGCATAAATAGCTGAACCCTGCCATCATTTATGAAAGTGGTATGCAAGCAGAACACTAGAACATAGTTTAACTTATTGTATCAAGTATGTGTAACAGTCACGAAAACCAATGGTTTCAATAAATACGAAAGGCAAACAAGATGTTTTAAATACAGTCTTGAAAAATATAAGATGGTATTGATATTTCGTTTCCCAAATGTGGACtgtatggtgtttttttaaaacattttagcAAACTTTACAGTTAATGGTTCTCTGATAAATATCGTAAAGTCTTTGATGTTGTTCATTTAATGTTATCGTGTCAGCTCTTCGGGTGTTTAACACTTctgcaatttgtttttatcgttATCATTGGGTCATTGTCCTTTCTTGAGGACTGTTTATCTCAAAAGCCATTGTAGACTAGTAGCCTTACAAGTTTTAGAAAAAGTCTAACGCTACAATGAGTGAAGTTACTATCACAATAAACACGCATCGCTTTTATTAAACCATGAATCATTAACTTCATTTCAAGCTATTTCTATTCCCATTTAAACTTTCTTATCTCATCAACTATAAACATTCATTTAAGCTTTTGAATCTGATTATTTTTATCCCAAGCCGAACAAGGCCAATACCATTATTGATAGGAACATCTAGAGAATTAAAATGTGTGACAGTTTAAAGATAAGACATCAAATGTACATTATTGCTCCTTGAGCACATTCAAATGTTCAGACTTTATGTTGATAAATTACCCAGCCAATTGCACcttatatgacagttgttttaaCTTGCCTTTTATAGAAACATCTCCAGAAGCTGCTTCTTTACACAAACAAAGGAAGATTAAATGTATCGCTAGATCCATGTTATATTTGAACAATCATTAGACCATCGATCTTACTTGACTACAGATAAGAAGATAACAGAACTTTTAATGCCATGATCATGCTTATCTAATTATAATACACAAGTAGATATTACCAAAGCGACCGTACTGACCTCACTATAGAATACAATATCAGGAACAACCATAGATAGACATGATTCTTATCAATGTAGACATCTGGTAATGAAAGATGAACACTATGTAAAGTTCAAATActtgtttttaaaaccattgTATATGGCATCCACTGAGTTTTAAAAGTGAACATCGTTTGCACGAAGTAAACTACTTACTACCCAACACAAAGTACTGAAAGACTTATCAAATGTTGACACCAGTTCTATCATAGAGTTTAGTTCTGTTCAAAGTTATGTATTGTTTCTGTATacgttattattttattttttatgtgattttCTTGCTTACAAGTTCGTTTCTATTGTAATGGGTTGTGAGCTGTAACTGTTGTTGACTTGttgattatttgtatttttaaataacgttaacatttctgtattttctttttacatttatcaGGTGCATCcgaagcataaaaatgttattcaGTATATATGCATACTGtagaaaatatctttttaaatacatttttttgcatattaCACGTACTAGTAATTGGAGTTCTgtcatttataatttgaaaaatattgtataatgaGCTGCTATGAAAAATAGGAATTCAAATTTCAGAACCcatgattcatttttatatttgctttGCTTTGCTCACACATTGTTGCAATCTAATGGAATTCTATTCGTCTGTCATACAAGTAATAGCTTTAACAAACTTATATGTTTTCTGCTCTATAGTCGGATTGTTGTCGCtatgacacatttcccatttcctttcttaattttattataaaccagaattaatccaccattttctacataaagaaatgcctgtacaaatTCATTGATATGACAGTTTGTTTCCATGTTATGTTTGTTTGAGGTTATCATtgtgtaattttataaaaaaacaactttccGTTGTGGATTTCCATAGGAGtgagttttttgttgttggttattttacttttacaaatcgAAAATTGACGTACAGTTAAACCAGGTACTTATATCAATGTAGAACCCCAtaattttttaatgtatattttgagATTCTATGTGTctaataaataatatacaaaatatatataaaataatataaaatctgTTTAACTGTTTCTCAGATTAGAAGAACCTGTATTCGGCTAATTTCGTCGGTCttatatttttacatgaatTGTCTGGTCTGTAAAAATTATGATTGTGTCTGATTCCGGCTTGTAACCTTTTGACTCTATGTGATCATGAAATTGTATGGCGTGTGACACAAAACTTAATTTTTCGTCATTTTTCAATAGTGTACCAAAAGTTAGGATAtggttttgaatttttattgcatCCTTTGAATACGGTATGTCTTTAATCgaattttgaatttacatatCAAATCTGTTCACCCTTTTCAACattcaaacaatatataaatgaatctCGACTTCAATTTGTAAATATCtttgaaaatgtgaaaaaaaatatcaataatacatgatttacttaaaaaaaccatctttgatgatttgattatatatttgaatatcaaaaaacttttgaaatgtgttttatattaatgtgattataattttcaaatgcaACTGTCAGTAGCATTTCATtaaagttatttgtttatttgtatttcagttaaaattgtaaataaattccATAGAAATACGAATGCATTTAAGTGAATATGTAAACTAATTTCAAGTTTGAGCTACGACgtctttttgaaaaaagcatttGTTAATTTCCCAGGAGTACTGTTTCCTGggttagtttattttcattcaagAAGCCATGCGATGTAATCTTTTCTCAAAAATTGATTTCAAATTGcacagaaataaaaactttcaacGACGTTTATGCAACGATGATTTAACTTCTAAGAGAAGTATGTTTTTTCTTGAAGTTAAATTGTTGTTTCCTTACAAGATTTTTCTTACAATTTGCAACAGTCGCTGTATTGTTTGATGCAGCAAATTTAAAAATCGCTGTTGCAAAACCGAAATAGAAAATGTGTATATACGAAGCGCTAACAGAACCTTGATACGGTATTTATTAGATTATTAGATTAAGAGTCTTAGTTTGTGAAGGAATACACCATCGTTCATCGGCTTTTATTTTCTTAactctctttttttcttaaattgtatttgctttttgataatgcaatttgaaaaccaaattaaaacattgcatttcgaattttaaaacatttcaaacgatgTTTTATTGATCTAGAATTCTGCAATGTCAAAGGCCTTTTtaagatacaaaaatatatcataatttaaaaaaaagaaataacaaatagTAATCTTCATAAAAAATGTATCTCTGATTTTCTGCAATACTGACAGTACTGTAGTCCTTTAAgacaaacttaaatgtatatttcGCGTTATTTTCCTCTTCGTTTCGCCATCTTTCAAATGCAGTAAAACTGCACTTCAtctgtttaaattaaatattatatatcagaccACCAATAAATAGTCCGtttctgttcaaccaaatttggCAATTTTTACAGCTTTCTAAAAATGTCACCTTAggtttaattttaaagaaaccAGATatctgaattgtacatgtatcagctttcaACATGCCGATTTTCAAAGtacatttaaaatcatatacacattgtcattttaatttcattacgTTTTTAGTATTGATTGATCAGTTGTTCcgttgtatacatgtatatacatgacACATGCGAAAGATGATATGATGTACCtatatttttcgaaaaatgttattatgtatgaaaaagaagatgtggcatgattgccaatgagacaactacccacaaaagaccaaaatgacacagacgttaacaactataggtcaccctaCATGCAAACAAGAAGGATCATCTAGTATTATAGCCGTATAATTATATACGTCAGACGTGctttttgtttattacaaaCGATTCATTGAGGCTTCAATAATTAGGACAAAGACCTTTGTTAATGCATTCCCGTGGTGTTTTCTAtataagttttgtttatttctcaAGTCAACCATTATCAACAGAGTTTCACATAacgaaaattttgtttttcacagTTTGTATATGAATGTTATGGGGAAGAACTAGACAATAAATAGCTAATGTATGTCAGTAATCAGTACTTAAAATATACCATTTTCAATATTTcgagaaaaacatatttaagaaACTGAGGTTCACTCTCCTACaggaaaagttgaaaaaagctatgcatatgaaatatttgttttgtcccATTTTAGACATGAAATACAAcgttttatttcttaaattcacatttttatgtttaatagtTCCGTCGAACATCAATTAGAAAAGCGCCTTGTATgattacattttataaagtGTGCTTCACCTTACTTAAGGTATACAACTACTTATTCATAACCCTattgttttgtatgttattCCCTTcagaattttaataaataacctgtcttaagttcaaataaagtggcaggTATTTAATGTCAAAACAATATCCTCTTCCGACTTGTGCTGAAAAATTCTACATACTTTTAATtctatatagttatcaaagatactagaatttattattcaatacgccagacgcgcgtttcgtatacatGAGACTCGTCAATGAtgctcatataaaaaaagttattaagcCAAGcatgtacaaagttgaatagcattgagaaccaaaaattgcaaaaaagttgtgacaaatacggctaaggtaatctattcctggaataagaaaatcctataGGAGAGCTTTCTGATTCCAGGAAGTGTAAAAGTGCAAAACAGATAATTATGATCTGAACAATATGACAAGTCGGCTGGCCTATTGAATTCAAATGCTTTTTTATTATCGAAAGAAACTTTTTAGAAGGGTTGTACGGTAATTATAAGTCTTCacgctttcatttgatacccaATCTATCTCTATTGACAGAGATTAAGCTATGGATAGACACTATTATGGttaaaatatgtactactttcttgaattttttttcccGACCGGGTCTGAACTAGTGGTTCAATACTTTAAACTTGAAATCTCGATACATTTGTAATCCGACATCGACAGGGTGAGCATCTTCTGTTGTTTATGCCGCTTCCTCCATGTAAattcattttctgaaaaaaatgacaCAATCGGTTAATTTACAGATCAGAGCACaaagtatattttatattaagaaCATACACTTTTACTTCTTTTTAAAGTGTAATCATGGTATATGTATTGTATAACGATAagtcattgatatatttaagGTATGACACCATAAAATCTGACAGAGCAGTTAACATCCTTTGACAAAAACAAGCAATACTCTAGGGAAATTAAA
It contains:
- the LOC134684093 gene encoding protein HtrL-like, producing MDLAIHLIFLCLCKEAASGDVSIKDTRYNENSATLVTAIYDIGRGNWNNWKRSFMTYIQYFLHILKLNAKLVVFCEKSTEKLIRKQYSELIHSNIVFMVKRFSKIEFNRYRQIIYNVIETDEFKENNTMLQNPEGFSVDYIILTNNKLSFLKDAIEVNIFNTSHFFWIDGGYGHGDEHIFHNVQGWTPSKLLALNKTVTFIQLHGTEMYKKYGIRLHKESIDPALPGGFCGGHQSAVLELYHLYNKKFRSLLIENVLDDDQNVFLFCYFETPRLFNLVKGSWFDAFKLFG